Proteins encoded within one genomic window of Chlorobaculum sp. MV4-Y:
- a CDS encoding TIGR00730 family Rossman fold protein: MIRSVTVYCSSSNRAPDAYFNEAETLGRGLAERKIGMVFGGGHVGLMGCAADAVMNCGGQVRGVIPRFLEEREVAHYGLTELRVVETMHERKMLLTGWADAFVILPGGFGTLDEFLEILTWKHLGHHQKPIILLNVDGFWDQLLHFFERIAAEKMVGESYRSFYDICNSAEEVLALIDKQNLCV; this comes from the coding sequence ATGATCCGCTCAGTCACCGTCTATTGCAGCTCCAGCAACCGCGCGCCGGACGCCTATTTCAACGAAGCGGAAACGCTGGGCCGGGGACTGGCCGAACGCAAAATCGGCATGGTCTTTGGTGGAGGACACGTGGGGCTGATGGGATGCGCTGCCGACGCCGTCATGAACTGCGGCGGTCAGGTCAGGGGCGTCATTCCGCGCTTTCTCGAAGAGCGCGAGGTCGCCCACTACGGGCTGACCGAGCTTCGCGTCGTCGAAACGATGCACGAGCGCAAGATGCTGCTGACCGGCTGGGCTGACGCCTTCGTGATCCTTCCGGGCGGCTTCGGTACCCTCGACGAGTTCCTCGAAATCCTCACCTGGAAGCACCTCGGCCACCACCAGAAACCGATCATTCTTCTGAACGTTGACGGCTTCTGGGATCAGCTCCTGCACTTCTTCGAGCGCATCGCCGCCGAAAAGATGGTCGGAGAGAGCTACCGCTCGTTCTACGACATCTGCAACTCCGCCGAAGAGGTGCTCGCGCTGATCGACAAGCAGAACCTCTGCGTCTGA
- a CDS encoding GTPase, with protein MATSLIFIYSTNSGAVGTLLDTGHKTLSPSTYKCSLCELTQDTLGEKERWREFRTSIGLPMEFFHRDEFEKRYDLRFDYPVILRKSDNIEVLLSKERIDAITDLDDLIETVREEVAKTS; from the coding sequence ATGGCAACTTCACTGATTTTCATCTACAGCACCAACAGCGGAGCGGTCGGCACTCTGCTCGATACCGGGCACAAAACCCTCAGTCCGTCAACCTACAAATGCAGCCTCTGCGAGTTGACCCAGGACACGCTCGGCGAAAAGGAGCGCTGGAGGGAGTTCCGCACAAGCATCGGCCTGCCGATGGAGTTTTTTCACCGGGATGAGTTCGAGAAAAGGTACGATCTCAGATTTGACTACCCTGTCATCCTCCGCAAAAGCGACAACATCGAGGTACTGCTGAGCAAAGAGCGGATCGACGCCATTACCGATCTCGACGATCTGATCGAAACCGTCAGAGAAGAGGTTGCCAAAACCTCCTGA